A region of the Arthrobacter sp. FW306-07-I genome:
GAGCGAGACCCAGGCCATGCCGTCCCGGTCCGGGGTGTATTCCATTCGCCGGTCCGTCACCCCTTTGGCGTGGCGTTTCTGCAGTGTCTCGGGGTGGTGGCGTTCGCGCCAGGCGCGGACTTTGGCCCGGAAGCGGGAGGGGACGAGTTCGCCAGGGGCTGCGCCGCGGGCGGGGTGGGGTGCGTCGGGGTCGAAGAAGTGCGCCACCAGCGCGGCAGCGCCGGCCGGATCGAGGCCCTCGGTTTCGTCCGCAATGATGCGGGCGTGCTGCCAGGACATGGCACCGGCGGTCAGGGCCTGGAACACCGGCGGGAGGGAGCAGATTTTTCGGGACTGTTCCACCAGGGCACCTGCGGCGGCGGAACTGACGGTGAGGACGCCTGCGATCTCTTCCACCACGGACATCTCGGCGTAGGTGCGGTCCTGCATGGACGCGTCGGGCGGGGTCATGGCAAGCTGAAACCCAATCGCCTCGGCTGCATCCCGCGCCTTCATCGCCGCGAGCTGCGCCTCCAACCGGGCCGTGAGTTCCAGCCGCTCCAGCCGGATCTCGTACCGCCGCTGCAACACATCAACACCCGAACCAACACCAACCCCGGAGGCCAGGAACGCATCCTCCCGCTCCAGCGCACTTATGGCATCCAGCGCACCAAGTGCAGTGCGCGCATCAAGGGCGGCCACAGAGGCATGAACACCCTCCGCACCTGCCCCAACACCACCGCTGATTCCCATATGAAGATCATCCAACAGGGGTCTGACATTTGAACCTGGAGGCATGGGCAGAAGCACGAGTACCAAAAACGCGGGTACCACTTAAACGAATTCGGCCGCCATGAGGTGGTGACGCCGTTGTCACCACCTCATGGCGGCCGAAGATTATCCGGGCGTGGACCCGGCACACCCATCTCCCAAAAAGAGACTAGGGCTGGCTCGTCAGATAGTGACGGCCCCGTTGGCGGTCTCAAAGGTGACCGACAGGATGCCCGGCGTTCCGTGCGGGGCGACCCACTCGACCGCAACATCTTCGAGCGGCTTCTCCACCGGCTCGCCCAGCCATTCCGTGACCCTCGACGCGGAGCCGGCGATGGTCAGGCAGCTCATCTTGAGGCTGCTCTGGTAGGCGTTGGACGGGTGAAGCGAGGGATCGCCCTCCCACTTGAGCATGTACGGGACCTGGGGATCAGCGATGAGGCCCAGGATGCCAATCTGCTTCCAGACCAGCTCGCGGCCGTCCGGGAACTTGCGGTTGCCGTTGACGGCGGAGCGGCCAAGGCGTTCCTCGAAGGGGGCGAGGTCGTCCACTTCGACGCACCAGCCCATCCAGCCGCCGCCGGCCGCGGAACGGGCCCGTACGGCCTGTCCAAACGGTGCCTTGTCAGAAGCGGGGTGGTCCAGGACCTCCACGACCTCCAGGTACTTGTGACCGG
Encoded here:
- a CDS encoding VOC family protein yields the protein MRMDHVSYACEHDGLAATTERIATALGVEAVKGGVHPRFGTRNMIIPLAGHKYLEVVEVLDHPASDKAPFGQAVRARSAAGGGWMGWCVEVDDLAPFEERLGRSAVNGNRKFPDGRELVWKQIGILGLIADPQVPYMLKWEGDPSLHPSNAYQSSLKMSCLTIAGSASRVTEWLGEPVEKPLEDVAVEWVAPHGTPGILSVTFETANGAVTI